In Vibrio fortis, the sequence CTGCCTGTTCAAGGCAACATCAACATTCAGATGGATAACTTCTCTGGAAAAGTGACTGTGGGTGAGTGTGTTGTGATTCCTGCAGGTACTACCCATGGTTTTCAAGCCGATGAAGCCGCTCGATTTATTGTTGCTGACTTGCCAGCACTTCCAGACCATCTTCTCGAGAGTGATGTGCACGTGTTTTCTACCACAACGCCACTACTGAGCTTTATCTACTTTGTAGAAAAACAGTTACAACATCAAGTAGATAAAGCGATAGAGTCTTCGATTCTCGATGTCTTTACTATGCTACTCACCCAGCAACCGATAACTTCAAAAATTGACCCTCGGATACGTGCTGCACAGAGTGAGATTTTTGACAATTTAGCGAACCCTCTTTCAATTGCCGAGTTATCGAAAGTGGCTTGTCTTAGTCCGACTCAATTTAAAGTGCTTTTTAAAACTAACCTTGGTATGAGCGTCCAACAATACGTTACTCACCATAGAATGGAAAAAGCCAAAGCGCTTCTTACCCATACTGATTTACCCGTTCAAATTATCGCTGAAAGAGTTGGCTACAACGATCTTTCTGCTTTTAGCCGACGCTTCTCTCTTCATTTCGGCCTACCCCCACGCCAGTTCACACGCAATTAAAAGCGTCTTTTCAAAATACAATTTCGTCTTTTCAGCAAAGTACGACCTTTATTCATCGCTTATCCTTTCAACATCAAATGGATGTTCGGATTAAGAAATGATTACAGCACGCTTTCAGTTAGCCCCCCATCAGCATGGGTCTATTTTTATATTACTGGCTTCGATCCTCTGGGGAACAACAGGTGCAGCGGCTACCTTGGTTCCGGAGGTGAGCCCATTGGCTATTGGTGCTTTCTCTATGGGCGTAGGTGGTGTGATACAGGCCTTGTTAGCAAATACGGCCTTGAAAAAAGATGCTTCGTTACTAAAGCGCCACAGAAAAGACGTAGTGATTGGCGCGCTTACATTAATGATCTATCCAATGGCTTTTTATACTTCAATGAGAATGGCTGGTATTGCGACTGGCACCGTGGTCTCTATAGCCTCCGCCCCACTGTTCACTCTTCTTTTCGAGTGTCTATTTAGCACAAATAAGAATGCAAATATTCGTAAACTTTTTAGCTTAGTCCTAGGAATTATTGGCATTGTTCTTCTCGTCAATGCTGAGACCACTCACAGT encodes:
- a CDS encoding helix-turn-helix domain-containing protein, with product MQPTLSIRAYTKKLNSHSHDDYHQLVLPVQGNINIQMDNFSGKVTVGECVVIPAGTTHGFQADEAARFIVADLPALPDHLLESDVHVFSTTTPLLSFIYFVEKQLQHQVDKAIESSILDVFTMLLTQQPITSKIDPRIRAAQSEIFDNLANPLSIAELSKVACLSPTQFKVLFKTNLGMSVQQYVTHHRMEKAKALLTHTDLPVQIIAERVGYNDLSAFSRRFSLHFGLPPRQFTRN